One Lycium ferocissimum isolate CSIRO_LF1 unplaced genomic scaffold, AGI_CSIRO_Lferr_CH_V1 ctg638, whole genome shotgun sequence DNA window includes the following coding sequences:
- the LOC132045263 gene encoding probable polyamine oxidase 4, translating to MEIKDDDSGSSNLFDGILPPRLGRPHSSSPSVIVIGGGISGIAAARFLHNASFKVLLLESRDRLGGRIHTDYSFGCPVDMGASWLHGVCDENPLAPLIRRLGLTLYRTSGDNSVLYDHDLESYMLFDMDGRQVPKNTVVQVGDVFKKILSETEKVRNEHSHDLSVLQAISIVLDRHPELRQEGLSHEVLQWYICRMEAWFAADADTISLKTWDQEQVLTGGHGLMVQGYHPVIKALSKDIDIRLNHRVKRITNGYNKVMITVEDGRNFIADAAIITVPLGVLKANLIKFEPKLPEWKQSAIADLGVGNENKIALQFDNVFWPNVELLGVVAPTSYACGYFLNLHKATGHPVLVYMAAGRLACDLEKLSDESAAEFAMLQLKKMFPDAAKPVQYLVSRWGTDPDTLGCYSYDLVGKPTDAYDRLRAPIGNLFFGGEAVSSDDHQGSVHGAYESGIMAGENCRRHLIKRHRSLEMVQAVSHREETHNAAVPLQISRM from the exons ATGGAAATCAAAGATGATGATTCTGGCTCTAGTAATTTATTTGACG GCATTTTACCACCCCGCTTAGGTAGGCCGCACAGTTCATCTCCATCTGTAATTGTGattggtggaggtatttcagGGATAGCTGCTGCACGTTTCCTTCACAATGCATCTTTTAAG GTGCTCTTGTTGGAGTCACGGGATAGACTTGGTGGTCGGATACATACTGACTACTCATTTGGTTGCCCAGTTGATATGGGAGCATCATG GCTCCATGGGGTTTGCGATGAGAATCCTTTGGCTCCATTGATACGTCGGTTAGGGCTAACTCTATATCGCACCAGCGGTGACAACTCAGTGTTATATGACCATGACTTAGAAAG TTACATGCTGTTTGACATGGATGGTCGTCAAGTTCCCAAAAATACAGTTGTTCAAGTTGGAGATGTATTCAAGAAAATCCTCAGTGAG ACTGAGAAAGTGAGAAATGAGCATAGTCATGACTTGTCAGTTCTTCAAGCAATATCTATTGTACTGGACAGGCATCCAGAGTTGAG GCAAGAAGGACTTTCCCATGAGGTGTTGCAATGGTACATATGCAGAATGGAGGCATGGTTTGCTGCAGATGCAGACACGATCTCTCTGAAAACCTGGGATCAG GAACAAGTTCTCACTGGTGGTCATGGACTTATGGTGCAAGGTTACCACCCAGTCATAAAGGCATTATCAAAAGACATTGATATCCGTTTAAATCACAG GGTCAAGAGGATTACAAATGGGTACAACAAAGTGATGATTACGGTCGAGGATGGGAGAAACTTTATTGCGGATGCTGCTATTATAACTGTGCCTTTAGGTGTTCTAAAAGCCAACTTGATCAAGTTTGAACCAAAATTGCCGGAATGGAAGCAATCTGCAATAGCAGATCTTGGTGTAGGCAATGAAAACAAGATTGCATTACAATTTGATAATGTATTTTGGCCAAATGTGGAATTGTTAGGTGTTGTTGCACCTACTTCATATGCTTGTGGTTATTTTCTTAACCTCCACAAGGCAACAGGACACCCGGTCCTTGTCTATATGGCTGCTGGAAGACTTGCTTGTGACCTCGAGAAATTATCAGATGAATCTGCTGCTGAGTTTGCAATGCTACAGTTGAAGAAGATGTTCCCTGATGCTGCTAAGCCT GTTCAGTATCTTGTATCTCGCTGGGGTACGGATCCAGACACCCTTGGATGTTATTCCTATGACTTGGTTGGAAAGCCAACTGATGCTTACGATAGGCTTCGGGCACCAATAGGTAATCTATTCTTTGGAGGGGAAGCTGTGAGCAGTGATGATCATCAGGGGTCGGTTCATGGTGCGTATGAATCTGGAATTATGGCTGGTGAGAATTGCCGCCGGCATCTCATTAAAAGACATAGAAGTCTGGAAATGGTTCAGGCTGTTTCCCATAGGGAGGAAACCCATAATGCTGCAGTTCCTCTCCAGATTTCAAGAATGTAA